A genomic window from Anaerolineae bacterium includes:
- a CDS encoding glycosyltransferase family 4 protein, with protein sequence MRVLMLSKACIVGVYQRKLEEIARLGVDLTVVVPPAWRDERGETPLERSYTTGYRLVVNPIRFNGHFHVHYYPGLGRWFEPAPDIVHIDEEPYNVATWQTLWLARRAGARSLFFSWQNLPRRYPLPFALGEAWTLRHVDYAIAGTASAAEIWRQKGYRGPLAVIPQFGVDPALFHPLEKPFTGRTRALGFVGRLVPEKGVDVLLQALARLLSNGIANWRLDIVGGGPERAALERLTATLGLRERVTFTGPLPSAEMPAFYRQLDVLALPSLTRPNWKEQFGRVLVEAMACGVVPVGSDSGAIPEVIGDAGLIVPEGDAPALADALRHLIDHDTLRRELARKGRERVLARFTQEQIAAQTVAVYREMLG encoded by the coding sequence ATGCGCGTCCTGATGCTCTCAAAAGCCTGCATCGTTGGCGTTTACCAGCGCAAGCTGGAAGAAATCGCCCGGCTGGGGGTAGACCTGACGGTGGTGGTTCCCCCCGCCTGGCGGGACGAGCGCGGCGAGACCCCGCTGGAACGCAGCTATACAACCGGCTACCGGCTGGTCGTCAACCCCATCCGCTTCAACGGCCACTTCCATGTGCACTACTATCCTGGCCTGGGCCGCTGGTTCGAGCCTGCGCCGGATATCGTTCATATCGATGAAGAGCCGTACAACGTCGCCACCTGGCAGACATTGTGGCTGGCCCGGCGGGCCGGGGCGCGCAGCCTGTTCTTTAGCTGGCAGAACCTGCCCCGCCGCTATCCGCTGCCGTTCGCCCTGGGGGAGGCGTGGACGTTGCGTCATGTCGACTATGCCATCGCGGGCACGGCCAGCGCCGCTGAGATCTGGCGGCAGAAAGGCTACCGTGGCCCCCTGGCGGTCATCCCTCAGTTTGGCGTCGATCCGGCGCTGTTCCACCCGCTGGAAAAGCCCTTCACCGGGCGGACACGTGCGCTCGGTTTTGTCGGGCGGCTCGTCCCGGAGAAGGGCGTCGATGTGCTGCTGCAGGCGCTGGCCAGGCTGCTCAGCAACGGCATCGCCAACTGGCGGCTGGACATCGTCGGCGGTGGGCCGGAACGCGCCGCGCTGGAACGGCTGACGGCTACGCTGGGCCTGCGGGAGCGCGTCACCTTCACCGGGCCGCTGCCCAGCGCGGAGATGCCCGCTTTTTACCGCCAGCTGGATGTCCTGGCGCTGCCCTCCCTGACCCGCCCCAACTGGAAAGAGCAGTTTGGCCGGGTCCTGGTGGAGGCGATGGCCTGCGGTGTGGTGCCGGTCGGCTCCGACAGCGGGGCGATCCCGGAGGTGATTGGCGACGCCGGGCTGATCGTACCGGAGGGGGATGCGCCGGCGCTGGCGGATGCGCTGCGCCACCTGATCGATCACGATACCCTGCGCCGCGAGTTGGCCCGCAAGGGGCGGGAGCGCGTCCTGGCCCGCTTCACCCAGGAACAGATTGCGGCGCAGACGGTAGCCGTCTACCGCGAAATGCTGGGCTGA
- a CDS encoding Hsp20/alpha crystallin family protein, which produces MALMVRRNPWRTMELFNEMANEMLREFPRSENGDGATYRLAVDAYETDDAVVILASVPGVNPEAININLEDDVLTISGEFNHNVENVRYLIRERAAQGQFRRVLRLNVPVVVEGIEATFDNGILTLTLPKAPEARPVTIPVNKKGA; this is translated from the coding sequence ATGGCTCTGATGGTTCGTCGCAATCCCTGGCGTACGATGGAACTGTTCAACGAGATGGCCAACGAAATGCTGCGGGAGTTTCCGCGCAGCGAGAATGGCGACGGCGCAACCTACCGCCTGGCTGTGGATGCCTATGAGACCGACGACGCGGTCGTGATCCTGGCCTCTGTGCCCGGCGTGAATCCTGAGGCGATCAACATCAACCTGGAAGATGATGTCCTGACCATTTCGGGCGAGTTTAACCACAACGTGGAAAACGTCCGCTACCTGATCCGCGAACGCGCTGCGCAGGGCCAGTTCCGCCGTGTCCTGCGGTTGAATGTGCCGGTGGTAGTGGAGGGCATCGAGGCAACCTTTGATAATGGCATCCTGACCCTCACCCTGCCCAAGGCGCCGGAAGCCCGCCCGGTGACCATCCCGGTGAACAAGAAGGGTGCATAA